The Acomys russatus chromosome X, mAcoRus1.1, whole genome shotgun sequence genome segment CCGGCGAGTGGATCCTCTCCTCTCCCGGTTGGCGAGCGCTCCCGAGGCTGGACGCCTTCACCTCGGGCTTTTAGAAGAGGCAGGTGCAAAGCGTCGACGGGCTTGTTAAGCCCTGGATCTGCAGCGCGGCGGATCTCAGGCCAGGACCATTTCCTAGGTGGGTTCAGGAAAactgggatgggggatggggcggAGCCTCGCAGGAGAAACTTAGTAGCAGAGGGCAGGCTGCACTCTGGGGAGGAGGTGTGCGGACAGTAGGCGGGCAGCAGGAACTGGGGGTGGCTTTATGAGCCCAGCAGATTCGGAAATGAGCGCGGAGGAGCCCCGAGGTGGGTAGCGGCAAGCGGCCGCGGGGTCTGTGAGCAGCAGGACAAGGCGCTCTGGGCAGTGAGGTGGAAGAAGGAGGGGTACTTTACCAGGTTTTGGACTTCCAACAGGTTTGGTCCTGTGGCCCTGAGGGTGTCAGGGCTGTGAAGGGCAGAGCTGAGAGTCCCTGGTTGTTTTACAGCGGAGTTCCTGGATCTGGCGGGCACCCATCGCCCCATCGCCCCATCGTCCCATCGCCACATTCCAGCTCATCCTGAGGaaaccccagagagagagagcaccgcACAACAGGCGCCCACCCAGGTTTCTAACATTGTCCTCCGCCTACTGGGGCAGTTGGGGATCAGTGTGGGGCACAGAGGAATCACATAGGGAGAAGTTCACCTTTGGGGCACTTAGTtaaccctctctcctcttttctacTCTGCAGCCATGGATGCCGAAGCCCAGCCCAGCACCTCAGCTGCAGGACAGGACGCTGCAAACTTGACCCAGAAGAAACAGAGCAGCGTCGTGGGCTGCAGAGTCTCTCATGACTGGAAGGAAGGAGATGGGCCCATAACCAAATGGACTGGAACAATTCTGGATCAAGTACCTGCAAAACCCTCTCTCTATCTGTTAAAATATGATGGAGTTGATTGTGTCTATGCGCTAGAACTTTACCTAGATGAGCGGGTTCAGTCACTTTGCATTCTTCCTAACACCGTGGCATCATTCGAAGCCACTGATGCCAGCCTTGCTGATACCATCATTGGCAAAGCAGTGGAACACATGTTTGAGAATGAGCATGGCTCTAAAGATAAGTGGAGGGGAATGATTCTGGCTGAGGCACCTATCTCCGGGAATTGGTTTTACACCACCTATGAGAAAGACCCGGTACTGTATATGTATCAGCTTTTGGATGATTATAAAGATGGGGACCTCCGTGTCTTGCCAGAGCACAGCCAGCCTCCCCGATCAGAGGTAGATCTAGAGGTTGCGGGTGGCCTGATAGGCAAACTTGTGGAATTCGCTGAAGAAGATGGGTCCAAGAGAGATGGCATTGTCATTGGCCAGGTTGAAAACAACTCCTCTGTATATTTTGTCAAATTTGACAATGATTTCCTCATCTACGTTTACGATTTTGTGGGGAATGCATAAATGTTTCGTAAAGCTTTGCTCCCATTGTTAAAATAAAGTTGTCATTTCTAGACCCGCAAAGGCTTCTGCTTTTGAATGTGTTGGGGGCTCAGGGCGGCGGTGTCAGGGCAGTTGTCCTGACAAGTACAGAGTTCTTTGGCTTGTAGGAAAGGCTGGGTATGtttggtgggtggggcagggaaggaTGAAACAGATGTCAATGCACCCTGTGAGAGAAGTGAGCTAGTATCATAAGCAGTTATCTAGAAATGGAATAGGACTTAGCCCCTCTGGTCTTGGTGCgcggggtgaggggtgggtgggaaggtgcGTGGGGGGGTGTCGGGAGGGCAGGAACTGAACATGAGCTGTGGGGGGGGGCGTTGCGGGTGTTGGGGGGCGGAGGAACTGAACATGAGCTGTGGAGGAGGGGACTGACTAGGAAGAGGTTGGGGGAAGCCAGAAAGACAGAGGCTCCCTAAAAGAGGGACAGACTGAAGGAAGAAATGTGGATTGGGAAGAGAGGGGTGGACAGGAGTGAAGCTTTGCGGTGCTTCCTGGCTTCCAGGAAAAGTAAAGAACCCAGGAAGAATACACACAGTAGAGTAAAAGAGGTACACAATAGGTGTGGGCAAGGTCTGCAGGCCTGGGAGGGTCCAGAGGAGGGGCTCTAGGACCTGGGAGGTCAGGAGGATCCATGCATCTGGAACTGAAGAGACAATAAAGAAGGAAACTTTGGGAGGAGCAATTCCAAGAAGAAAGGTTGTCTGCTGAGGGTGTGTGCAGCTAAGGAAGCCTGGTGGGTAGGTttgggagggtggggagcagggaggccCAGGAAAAAGCTGGCCTTCTGATGACATCCACATGCACTGAGGGGTCACTAAAGGGGCCATTCAACCATTGGGCCAAAAATCAGTTTTGTATCTATCAGGCTTTTCTTGCTTCAGAAAGTCAGATACAGCCCTTAGCCCAAAAGAACTAAGAGGAGTCCATGGCTAGGTCTGGGCAAAGGGCAAATACTTTCTTTGGGAAAATAGATCCTTGCTGAATCCAGGAATAGCAGTCTCgtcactgtccttcctctgctgGAATTGTCCTTGCcttccttgggggaggggggcagctgTGATTGTGCTACGTGTCTCCATGCTATAGAGAGAACTTGGCTGTGATGCTTTGTTACAGCTGCCTAAAGCCACAGGTGGCTCCACTCAGTGCCCAGAGAAAAGGAAGCTGCCCCTCTGAGGAGTCCAGTTCTGGCTAGActccccctctcacacacacacaaaccctaacACCTTCTAGGTACCTCTCACTCAAGCTAGTTATCCTCTCTTTCTTAAACTCCCAACCAATCCTGATGGAAATGTGTGCACCTCTCTTTAGAGGGAGGGTGGCAtacacaagggggggggggggtagggctGAGAATTGAGGCTTTGCCTAACTAATTCCTTTGACTGCATACTGCCACTAGGAAGGGTTTGCTTCCTGGGAACAGGCATTGGTGGTGCCAGTAAAGTGCCTCAGAGCTGTGGAGTCCAGGACATGGgtctgtgtcctcttccttctttatTGCCATCCCCCGTCCTGTCCTCTCAGAGATCTCTTGGTGTGTGTTTGGGCCCCCTCCTTCAGCAAGCTGTTATTGCCTCCCAAGGGAAAGGTGTTTCTAGTTCCTGCTTCAGAGGTCTTCCCAAGGCCACACACCGAGCAAGCAAGGATCTATCTCCCAGACACTGAGAGAAGGTGTCAAATGCTCACTGCCAACCAACCTTGCTGATGCTATAGGCTGACTTCCCCAAGAATGACACAAGACCAGCCCTCTCACTAGGatgctttagttttctttcctacAAAAGGTGGTTTTGCTCAGCCAACACCAGCGGCTCCTCTGGGGACCCATTTCACATTTCAGCTAGCttccctgttttgtttggttgggtttttcttttgttctgcatCCAATTACACTTTTGGTAAATCATATCATGTAAAAGCTTTGGAATAAGGGCCACACTCCAACAAGGATACACACACCCTTGCTGCCCAGCTTTACTGGTAAAAGGCAAGTCCATGCTCTGGTGGGAGCTGTATATTTGTAGCTTTGTGGCTAAACCCAGGATACTTGGCTGATTTCACATGCTCACTCCTATTCATTCTCAGTCCATTTGTTTTACCTTAGTCCCACCAATACTTTGGGTGGGCTGTGCCAGGTACTGTTCTGGACACAGCagtgagaagaggcaggaaatgaaCAGATCTTATCCGGATGGAGTTTTCATTGTAGTGCGGGAGCTACGCAGTAGTCAGGTACTTAATAAGTCAGTAGGAAACATTGTCACACTGGCAATTGGTAAGAAAGGACACTCCAAGGCTAGTTTCAAATACAAGAAATTCCGGggagtgtcccaataggatgccctcccctctgtcccgctttcctggtaagtgaaggctttcgtgggacacgccccttgggctagtatgcagatataagtgagtatacaccatttgagtctttctgcttctgggttaactcactcattatgatcatttctagctcaatccatttatccacaaatttcgggaatttcttgtttttaatagctgagtagtattccatagtgtatatgtaccacagtttctttatccattcttctactgatggacacttaggctgtttccatgttctggctattatgaataaggctgctatgaacatggttgagcaaattttcttgttgtgtgccggagcatcttctggctccggtccaggctgtggggactagtctgccctcctctgtgtgcctctggatGGCAGGTGGTTAGACCCGCCCATGGGCCCATAGGCCGCACTGTGCAGATCTCTCTTACCCAGTGATCTCCAGCTACCATGGTGATC includes the following:
- the LOC127184768 gene encoding spindlin-2A-like, producing MDAEAQPSTSAAGQDAANLTQKKQSSVVGCRVSHDWKEGDGPITKWTGTILDQVPAKPSLYLLKYDGVDCVYALELYLDERVQSLCILPNTVASFEATDASLADTIIGKAVEHMFENEHGSKDKWRGMILAEAPISGNWFYTTYEKDPVLYMYQLLDDYKDGDLRVLPEHSQPPRSEVDLEVAGGLIGKLVEFAEEDGSKRDGIVIGQVENNSSVYFVKFDNDFLIYVYDFVGNA